A part of Melittangium boletus DSM 14713 genomic DNA contains:
- a CDS encoding GGDEF domain-containing protein, with translation MNPADLLAAMTRTVEQLAAYNDIAKALTSTLELREVLSLMMEKVRSLLRPRNWSLLLQDERTGKLYFEIAVGEGAEVLKGLQLAPGEGIAGTVFSTGTARLVADVSHDPAFAARFDAASTFRTRSIVAVPLIARGQVLGVIELVNGITDRPFTQEDLMALTAIADFAAIAIENARNFRRVQELTIKDEHTGVYNARHLRAQLEHEVRRSQRFHHPVSLVFLDLDHFKSINDAHGHLVGSAVLREVGDLLMSCCRQLDYVFRYGGDEFALLLVETGTDGAVTTATRIRDAFRSQRFQQVAELDLQVTASLGVATYPEHALSAVDLVRAADFAMYAAKARGRDDICVAVPQMERPGGRVPRLDKK, from the coding sequence ATGAATCCCGCGGACCTGCTCGCGGCCATGACGCGCACGGTGGAGCAACTCGCCGCCTACAACGACATCGCCAAGGCGTTGACCTCGACGCTCGAGTTGCGCGAGGTCCTCAGTTTGATGATGGAGAAGGTGCGCAGCCTGCTGCGGCCTCGGAACTGGTCCTTGCTGCTGCAGGACGAGCGGACGGGAAAGCTCTACTTCGAGATCGCCGTGGGCGAGGGGGCGGAAGTCCTCAAGGGCCTGCAGCTCGCGCCGGGGGAGGGCATCGCCGGCACCGTCTTCTCCACGGGCACGGCCCGGCTGGTGGCGGACGTGTCGCATGACCCGGCCTTCGCCGCCCGCTTCGACGCCGCCTCCACCTTCCGCACCCGCTCCATCGTGGCCGTGCCGCTCATCGCCCGGGGGCAGGTGCTGGGCGTCATCGAGCTGGTCAACGGCATCACCGACCGGCCCTTCACCCAGGAAGACCTGATGGCGCTCACGGCCATCGCGGATTTCGCGGCCATCGCCATCGAGAACGCGCGCAACTTCCGGCGGGTGCAGGAACTCACCATCAAGGACGAGCACACGGGCGTCTACAATGCCCGACATCTGCGCGCCCAACTGGAGCACGAGGTCCGCCGCTCCCAGCGCTTCCATCACCCGGTGTCGCTCGTCTTCCTGGACCTGGATCACTTCAAGTCCATCAACGACGCCCACGGGCACCTGGTGGGCAGCGCCGTGCTGCGCGAGGTGGGAGATCTGCTCATGTCGTGCTGCCGCCAGCTCGACTACGTCTTCCGCTATGGCGGGGATGAATTCGCCCTGCTGCTGGTGGAGACGGGCACGGATGGGGCGGTCACGACGGCCACCCGCATCCGGGATGCCTTCCGCAGCCAGCGCTTCCAGCAGGTGGCGGAGTTGGATCTCCAGGTGACGGCGAGCCTGGGCGTGGCCACCTACCCCGAGCACGCCCTGTCCGCGGTGGACCTGGTGCGGGCGGCGGACTTCGCCATGTACGCCGCCAAGGCCCGGGGCCGCGATGACATCTGCGTCGCCGTGCCCCAGATGGAGCGGCCCGGCGGCAGGGTGCCTCGGCTGGACAAGAAATGA
- a CDS encoding DUF3108 domain-containing protein has protein sequence MHKQRKGMFTGMMLGLLGSGVALAQGETPSAFSPGEQASYRVQYLGITAGTAQVTVGAPMRQWGKDVWPIVSLARSEAVAGVWPVKDKYVSYWDFNALRVLGSDMMEDQNHKRRRVRVKLHDDGKSALVVKQKEGEAPSERQHDILEGALDVAGATFALRNRTLEVGREYAYPVFTGSKSFLMKAKVEAKETLSTRQGKQEVYRLRVYTEFSGNLASKRDLVAWLTADARHLPVRLEADLALGSLVAELTDYQQGKVLTPKPAVTAQNGF, from the coding sequence ATGCACAAGCAGCGGAAGGGGATGTTCACCGGAATGATGTTGGGCCTCCTGGGGTCGGGGGTGGCGCTGGCACAAGGCGAAACGCCCTCCGCGTTCAGTCCGGGAGAGCAGGCCAGCTACCGCGTGCAGTACCTCGGCATCACCGCGGGCACGGCGCAGGTGACGGTGGGCGCGCCCATGCGCCAGTGGGGCAAGGACGTGTGGCCCATCGTGTCCCTGGCCCGATCGGAAGCGGTGGCGGGCGTGTGGCCCGTCAAGGACAAGTACGTGTCCTACTGGGACTTCAACGCGCTGCGGGTGCTCGGCTCGGACATGATGGAGGACCAGAACCACAAGCGCCGCCGCGTGCGCGTGAAGCTCCATGACGATGGCAAGAGCGCCCTGGTGGTGAAGCAGAAGGAGGGAGAGGCGCCCTCCGAGAGGCAGCACGACATCCTCGAGGGCGCGCTCGACGTGGCGGGAGCGACCTTCGCGCTGCGCAACCGCACGCTGGAGGTGGGCCGGGAGTACGCCTACCCCGTCTTCACGGGCTCGAAGAGCTTCCTCATGAAGGCCAAGGTGGAAGCGAAGGAGACGCTCTCCACGCGCCAGGGCAAGCAGGAGGTGTACCGGCTGCGCGTGTACACCGAGTTCTCCGGCAACCTGGCCTCCAAGAGGGACCTGGTGGCGTGGCTGACGGCGGACGCGCGGCACCTGCCCGTGCGCCTGGAGGCGGACCTCGCCCTGGGCTCGCTCGTGGCGGAGTTGACGGATTACCAGCAGGGAAAGGTCCTCACGCCCAAGCCGGCGGTGACGGCCCAGAACGGATTCTAG
- the uvrC gene encoding excinuclease ABC subunit UvrC: MDAKLEAKLDALPTEPGVYLMKDRRGEIIYVGKAINLRNRVRSYFTRTGDTRAFVSLLDKFLADIETVLVHNEKEALLLENELIKKHKPRFNVLLKDDKQYISLRLDKTQTYPRLEVVRRYEKDGARYFGPYSSASAIRETLRVINRYFHLRTCTDHVLANRKRPCLLHQIGRCPAPCVYPVPPEDYKKSVDEVVLFLEGKAGELVDGLRARMKQASSELKFEEAARIRDQLRAIERSLERQKVATTDFKDQDVFSFHREGDRLLVYVLYVRQGRLNGGQAFPLGSQEFPDEELLPSFVNLYYDQGNFVPEEILLPLDIEEREGLEALLSERKGDRVRVMVPKRGEKRDLVEMAQKNAEQAAIERRRTKDETESVLRRLQERLSLKRMPRRMECFDISHFQGASIVASQVAATEGEIDKSRYRRYRIKTLEKQDDFASMHEVISRRLKRGQEEGDLPDLLVIDGGKGQLASALAAAKDVGVEEVDIISLAKSRDEEVHDRDEESARSPERVFIPGRKDPIVLRQNSAELYLLARLRDEAHRFAITFQQKSMRRGSFTSVLDDVPGVGAARKKLLLRHFGSLKRVREASIEDLVEVLGPTVAERVHAALHGHPEEDDVDPIREASLADAGDLIDEKSEEGSPPGSP; encoded by the coding sequence ATGGACGCGAAGCTCGAAGCCAAGCTGGACGCACTGCCCACCGAGCCCGGCGTGTACCTGATGAAGGACCGCCGGGGGGAAATCATCTACGTGGGCAAGGCGATCAACCTGCGCAACCGCGTGCGCTCCTACTTCACGCGCACCGGTGACACGCGCGCCTTCGTGTCCCTGCTGGACAAGTTCCTCGCCGACATCGAGACGGTGCTCGTCCACAACGAGAAGGAAGCGCTCCTCCTCGAGAACGAGCTCATCAAGAAGCACAAGCCGCGCTTCAACGTCCTGCTCAAGGACGACAAGCAGTACATCTCCCTGCGGCTCGACAAGACGCAGACCTACCCGCGGCTGGAGGTGGTGCGGCGCTACGAGAAGGACGGCGCGCGCTACTTCGGCCCGTACTCCAGCGCGAGCGCCATTCGCGAGACGCTGCGCGTCATCAACCGCTACTTCCACCTGCGCACCTGCACGGACCATGTGCTGGCCAACCGCAAGCGGCCCTGTCTGCTGCACCAGATTGGCCGCTGCCCCGCGCCATGTGTCTACCCGGTGCCGCCGGAGGACTACAAGAAGAGCGTGGACGAGGTGGTGCTCTTCCTGGAGGGCAAGGCGGGGGAGTTGGTGGATGGATTGCGCGCGCGCATGAAGCAGGCCTCGAGCGAGCTCAAGTTCGAGGAGGCCGCGCGCATCCGCGATCAGCTCCGGGCCATCGAGCGCAGCCTCGAGCGGCAGAAGGTGGCCACCACCGACTTCAAGGACCAGGACGTCTTCTCCTTCCATCGCGAGGGGGATCGGCTGCTCGTGTACGTGCTCTACGTGCGCCAGGGGCGGCTCAACGGCGGCCAGGCCTTCCCGCTGGGCAGCCAGGAGTTCCCCGACGAGGAGCTGCTGCCCTCCTTCGTCAACCTCTACTACGACCAGGGCAACTTCGTGCCGGAGGAGATCCTCCTGCCCCTGGACATCGAGGAGCGCGAGGGTCTGGAGGCGCTGCTGTCCGAGCGCAAGGGCGACAGGGTCCGGGTGATGGTGCCCAAGCGCGGCGAGAAGCGCGACCTGGTGGAGATGGCGCAGAAGAACGCCGAGCAGGCCGCCATCGAGCGCCGCCGCACCAAGGACGAGACGGAGAGCGTGCTGCGCCGGCTCCAGGAGCGGTTGTCCCTCAAGCGCATGCCGCGGCGCATGGAGTGCTTCGACATCTCGCACTTCCAGGGCGCGTCCATCGTCGCCTCGCAGGTGGCCGCCACCGAGGGGGAGATCGACAAGTCGCGCTACCGGCGCTACCGCATCAAGACCCTGGAGAAGCAGGACGACTTCGCCAGCATGCACGAGGTCATCAGCCGCCGGCTCAAGCGTGGCCAGGAGGAGGGGGACTTGCCGGATCTGCTCGTCATCGACGGCGGCAAGGGCCAGCTCGCGAGCGCGCTCGCCGCCGCCAAGGACGTGGGCGTGGAGGAGGTGGACATCATCTCCCTGGCCAAGAGCCGGGACGAGGAGGTCCATGACCGTGACGAGGAGAGCGCCCGCAGTCCCGAGCGCGTCTTCATCCCCGGCCGCAAGGATCCCATCGTGCTGCGGCAGAACTCGGCGGAATTGTACCTGCTCGCGCGGCTGCGCGACGAGGCGCACCGCTTCGCGATTACCTTTCAACAGAAGAGCATGCGCCGCGGCAGCTTCACCTCGGTGCTGGACGACGTGCCGGGCGTGGGCGCGGCGCGCAAGAAGTTGCTGCTGCGGCATTTCGGGTCGCTCAAGCGCGTGCGCGAGGCGAGCATCGAGGACCTGGTCGAAGTGCTCGGGCCCACCGTGGCCGAACGCGTCCATGCCGCGCTGCATGGGCACCCGGAGGAGGACGACGTGGATCCCATCCGTGAAGCGTCACTGGCCGATGCGGGCGATTTGATCGACGAAAAGTCGGAAGAAGGCTCGCCACCCGGCTCGCCATGA
- a CDS encoding peptidylprolyl isomerase — protein sequence MGSLDPRKVFSLLFIIAIAVVFTVQFGPGNNGFANTGTGAAPSAAAVVNGKEIPANEFLREYAGQLQYLRQQGQPITEAVARQFGLPQTVLDRLVNTELLSQAAENHGVRASDEEILKILQRSPEFQKDGQFDYATYTQVLRDYMRQSPADYEESLRKRLTAQKMLGVVQNGVVVSDDEVRARFEKEGNQARVVFARFLPSMYAGKVTEPTAADLTAFKQGHEKEIKEYYETNRFLYQQPERIRASQVLLKVAPDATPEQKAQVLARAQALLKEIEGGKDFAEVARTSSEDPGTQANGGDLGWVERGNWEPALADAAFSLEAGKVTQPVETKYGVHLVKVEEKKPVQDRSLEQVQDEIATSLYKKDKAQALARAEADKALATVKGGKSITDLFPPEKEGQPALLRFETETRPEAVQTDTFTAAATNVPHLGPAPDLVTAIFATQGPTRLEQPYAVGEGFVIAQVTERQLPDDAKFAEKKTELRQQAQQAKQYEVADSFLKSLRKSGKVETNPTVLDQAVGG from the coding sequence ATGGGCTCTCTGGATCCGCGAAAGGTCTTCTCGCTCCTCTTCATCATCGCGATCGCGGTGGTGTTCACCGTGCAGTTCGGCCCGGGCAACAACGGGTTCGCCAACACGGGAACGGGCGCTGCTCCCTCGGCCGCCGCGGTGGTCAACGGCAAGGAAATTCCCGCCAACGAGTTCCTGCGCGAGTATGCCGGCCAGCTGCAGTACCTGCGGCAGCAGGGCCAGCCCATCACCGAGGCGGTCGCCCGGCAGTTCGGTCTGCCCCAGACGGTGCTGGACCGGCTCGTGAACACGGAGCTGCTGTCCCAGGCCGCCGAGAACCACGGCGTGCGCGCCTCGGACGAGGAGATCCTGAAGATCCTCCAGCGCAGCCCCGAGTTCCAGAAGGACGGCCAGTTCGACTACGCCACCTACACCCAGGTGCTGCGGGACTACATGCGCCAGTCGCCGGCGGACTACGAGGAGTCCCTGCGCAAGCGCCTGACGGCCCAGAAGATGCTGGGCGTGGTGCAGAACGGCGTGGTCGTCTCCGACGACGAGGTGCGCGCCCGCTTCGAGAAGGAGGGCAACCAGGCCCGCGTCGTGTTCGCCCGCTTCCTGCCGAGCATGTATGCGGGCAAGGTCACCGAGCCGACCGCCGCCGACCTGACGGCCTTCAAGCAGGGGCACGAGAAGGAAATCAAGGAGTACTACGAGACCAACCGCTTCCTGTACCAGCAGCCCGAGCGCATCCGCGCGAGCCAGGTGCTGCTCAAGGTCGCCCCCGACGCCACGCCGGAGCAGAAGGCCCAGGTGCTCGCGCGCGCCCAGGCGCTGCTCAAGGAGATCGAGGGGGGCAAGGACTTCGCCGAGGTGGCGCGCACGAGCAGCGAGGACCCCGGCACCCAGGCGAACGGCGGGGATCTGGGCTGGGTCGAGCGCGGTAACTGGGAGCCGGCGCTGGCCGACGCGGCCTTCTCGCTCGAGGCGGGCAAGGTGACCCAGCCGGTGGAGACGAAGTACGGCGTGCACCTGGTGAAGGTGGAGGAGAAGAAGCCGGTCCAGGACAGGTCGCTGGAGCAGGTGCAGGACGAGATCGCCACCTCGCTCTACAAGAAGGACAAGGCCCAGGCACTCGCCCGCGCCGAGGCGGACAAGGCGCTCGCCACGGTCAAGGGCGGCAAGAGCATCACCGACCTCTTCCCCCCAGAGAAGGAGGGCCAGCCGGCGCTCCTGCGCTTCGAGACCGAGACGCGTCCGGAGGCCGTCCAGACGGACACCTTCACCGCCGCCGCCACCAACGTGCCCCACCTGGGCCCGGCGCCCGACCTGGTCACCGCCATCTTCGCCACCCAGGGCCCCACCCGGCTCGAGCAGCCCTACGCCGTGGGCGAGGGCTTCGTGATCGCCCAGGTGACGGAGCGCCAGCTGCCGGATGACGCGAAGTTCGCCGAGAAGAAGACCGAGCTGCGCCAGCAGGCCCAGCAGGCCAAGCAGTACGAGGTGGCCGACTCCTTCCTCAAGTCGCTGCGCAAGAGCGGCAAGGTGGAGACCAACCCCACCGTGCTCGACCAGGCCGTGGGCGGCTAG
- a CDS encoding DUF3108 domain-containing protein, with amino-acid sequence MRSALAPLLFCLSSTAWAQIPDTDPAEEHKAQPAAPGKTASVPVCTQTLPPLRAPLAFASGEMLEFDLDAMGATAGKMSMQVQKKQNGSLPVQVKVQTNSFFSKVRRVDATAMSYLHPKTLRSFRYTEDATENEVHRTVDVAFNPTKRSVRVDYVLRGKSGRNDYSYEHEGLDVAGSIYMMRQLPMKEGLPVCFDVYGVRRMWRMAGTVLKREHVSLPIGEFEAWHLSGTAVRLDRPSMTREVHVWISDDERRLPLAALGSIDLGTVRATLTSFSRPGEKLQQAEGKEALKW; translated from the coding sequence ATGCGCAGCGCTCTCGCCCCTCTGCTGTTCTGCCTGTCATCCACGGCCTGGGCGCAAATCCCGGACACCGACCCCGCCGAGGAGCACAAGGCCCAGCCCGCCGCCCCGGGGAAGACCGCCTCCGTTCCCGTCTGCACCCAGACGCTGCCGCCCCTGCGCGCGCCCCTGGCCTTCGCCTCGGGGGAAATGCTCGAGTTCGACCTGGACGCCATGGGCGCCACCGCGGGGAAGATGAGCATGCAGGTGCAGAAGAAGCAGAACGGCTCGCTGCCGGTCCAGGTCAAGGTGCAGACCAACTCCTTCTTCTCCAAGGTCCGCCGCGTGGATGCCACGGCGATGAGCTACCTGCACCCGAAGACGCTGCGCTCCTTCCGCTACACCGAGGACGCCACCGAGAACGAGGTGCACCGCACGGTGGACGTGGCCTTCAACCCCACCAAGCGCAGCGTCCGCGTGGACTACGTGCTCCGGGGCAAGTCCGGCCGCAACGACTACTCCTACGAGCACGAGGGCCTGGACGTGGCCGGCTCCATCTACATGATGCGCCAGCTGCCCATGAAGGAAGGCCTGCCCGTGTGTTTCGACGTCTACGGCGTGCGCCGCATGTGGCGCATGGCGGGCACGGTGCTCAAGCGCGAGCACGTGTCCCTGCCCATCGGCGAGTTCGAGGCCTGGCACCTGTCGGGCACCGCGGTGCGCCTGGACCGTCCCTCGATGACGCGGGAAGTCCACGTGTGGATCTCCGACGACGAGCGCCGGCTGCCGCTCGCGGCCCTGGGCAGCATCGACCTGGGCACGGTGCGCGCGACGCTCACGTCGTTCTCGCGCCCAGGAGAGAAGCTCCAGCAGGCCGAGGGCAAGGAAGCCCTCAAGTGGTAG
- a CDS encoding Maf family protein: MHTPVGQTQLVLASASPRRRELLGQLGLAFEVSAADIDETPRAGETAGAYVLRLAQEKARTVATRRPGTWVLAADTTVALEDTLLGKPHDAAEARRMLGLLSGRTHEVHTGVALAGPGAEHATVVRTRVTFRSLSPEEITWYAATGEPLDKAGSYAIQGKGGFLVASVEGSPTNVIGLPLGETLELLGRAGLALPWSAR; encoded by the coding sequence ATGCACACACCAGTGGGTCAAACCCAGCTCGTTCTCGCCTCCGCGTCGCCGCGGCGGCGGGAGTTGCTCGGCCAGCTCGGCCTCGCCTTCGAGGTCTCGGCCGCGGACATCGACGAAACCCCCCGGGCGGGCGAGACCGCGGGAGCCTACGTGCTGAGGCTGGCCCAGGAAAAGGCGCGAACGGTGGCCACCCGGCGCCCGGGCACCTGGGTGCTGGCGGCGGACACCACCGTGGCGCTCGAGGACACCCTGCTCGGCAAACCCCATGACGCAGCCGAGGCCCGGCGAATGCTCGGCCTGCTGTCGGGCAGGACACACGAGGTCCATACGGGCGTGGCGCTCGCGGGCCCCGGCGCCGAGCACGCCACCGTGGTGCGCACCCGCGTCACGTTCCGGTCCCTGAGCCCGGAGGAAATCACCTGGTATGCCGCAACGGGGGAACCCCTGGACAAGGCGGGCAGCTACGCCATCCAGGGCAAGGGCGGTTTCCTGGTGGCGTCGGTGGAAGGGAGTCCCACGAACGTGATCGGCCTGCCGCTGGGGGAGACGCTGGAATTGCTCGGCCGGGCGGGACTGGCCCTGCCCTGGAGCGCGCGATGA
- a CDS encoding YggS family pyridoxal phosphate-dependent enzyme — protein sequence MSGLAERLAEVRARMAAACARVGRAPESVTLVAVSKLKPGALIREAYAAGQRDFGENYAQELRDKAVELADLEGLRWHAIGPLQTNKVKYVAKVAHAYHALERLEVAQELSRRRLDAPLPCQVEVNVGGEASKSGLSPEALGPFLDAVRALPGLRVEGLMSLPPPTEDEAVARGYFRTLRELARKHGLPGLSMGTTHDFELAIEEGATLVRVGTALFGERG from the coding sequence ATGAGCGGGCTCGCCGAGCGGCTGGCGGAAGTGCGCGCCCGGATGGCGGCGGCCTGTGCCCGGGTGGGACGGGCCCCCGAGTCCGTCACGCTGGTGGCCGTGTCCAAGCTCAAGCCGGGGGCCCTCATCCGCGAGGCGTACGCCGCGGGGCAGCGGGACTTCGGGGAGAACTACGCCCAGGAGCTGCGCGACAAGGCCGTGGAGCTGGCGGACCTGGAAGGCCTGCGCTGGCACGCCATCGGCCCGCTGCAGACGAACAAGGTGAAGTACGTGGCGAAGGTGGCGCACGCCTACCACGCGTTGGAGCGGCTGGAGGTGGCCCAGGAGCTCTCGCGGCGCCGGCTGGACGCGCCCCTGCCCTGCCAGGTGGAGGTGAATGTAGGGGGAGAGGCGAGCAAGAGCGGCCTGTCCCCCGAGGCCCTCGGACCCTTCCTGGACGCCGTCCGCGCGCTGCCGGGGCTCCGGGTGGAGGGGCTCATGTCGCTGCCGCCCCCTACCGAGGACGAAGCGGTGGCGCGGGGCTACTTCCGGACCTTGAGGGAGCTGGCCCGGAAGCACGGACTGCCGGGCCTGTCCATGGGCACCACCCACGACTTCGAGCTCGCCATCGAGGAAGGCGCCACCCTGGTGCGCGTGGGCACCGCCCTCTTCGGCGAGCGCGGCTGA
- a CDS encoding DUF4091 domain-containing protein, producing MVAAGAVGWLLVGVLAGAPEPRVVSALEKVRPEALPKGEKQARLSLARGECEGVQVVLPPGASRVQAAPLTLSGPGKPLAAHLWREAFLDVKTASNSQGGTGLWPDPLVPVETPSGDKKAPTVLYVELCAPEAQRPGTYRGALKLKADGAAVAAVPFTAEVQPFALPATSSLPNSFGVSLYSIAKGHGVKPESPEAQGLLRDYVTALLTHRVSAHGMSMNPPPVRFDDGGAQVDFRAYDAEVSSFLEGTALPSGARFTTLDVRDSKAARTDAEKAAYYRALAAHAKEKGWRAQLFFYAKDEPKPEDVALVRTQALRVRASGKDVPVLVTAPLDESLRDSADILAPTLNCFFPRPGPQTCRNVVPLQTLRGKLAPQVKVWWYQSCNSHGCTGGAAEDASVEKAYSGWASYMVDHPAPLNRAMGPLAFLTGVDGELYFDTVFAYNTKDPWTDLFEFGGNGDGTFFYPGTPSRPGFTSHQPVLSLRLKHLRDGLEDYEYLRLLESLGEKTFAQEAVRRLVRSGYDVQRDVRQWEQVRQEMTARLRQRWEAVEEAKRSGVRSK from the coding sequence ATGGTGGCAGCGGGTGCGGTGGGATGGTTGCTGGTGGGCGTGCTGGCCGGAGCGCCCGAGCCTCGGGTGGTGTCCGCGCTGGAGAAGGTGCGGCCCGAAGCCCTGCCCAAGGGCGAGAAGCAGGCCCGGCTGAGCCTCGCGCGGGGAGAATGCGAGGGAGTGCAGGTGGTGCTTCCTCCGGGAGCCTCGCGCGTCCAGGCGGCGCCGCTCACGCTGAGCGGCCCGGGCAAGCCCCTCGCGGCCCACCTGTGGCGCGAGGCCTTCCTGGACGTGAAGACCGCCTCCAACTCCCAGGGCGGCACGGGCCTCTGGCCGGATCCCCTCGTCCCGGTGGAGACGCCGTCCGGTGACAAGAAGGCGCCCACCGTCCTCTACGTGGAGCTGTGCGCCCCCGAGGCCCAACGACCGGGCACGTACCGGGGGGCGCTGAAACTCAAGGCGGATGGAGCGGCGGTGGCCGCCGTGCCCTTCACCGCGGAGGTCCAACCCTTCGCGCTGCCCGCGACCTCCTCGCTCCCCAACAGCTTCGGCGTCTCGCTCTACAGCATCGCCAAGGGCCACGGGGTGAAGCCCGAGTCCCCCGAGGCCCAGGGCCTGCTGCGCGACTACGTGACGGCGCTGCTGACCCACCGAGTCAGCGCCCATGGCATGAGCATGAATCCGCCGCCGGTGCGCTTCGACGACGGCGGGGCCCAGGTGGACTTCCGGGCGTATGACGCCGAGGTGTCCTCCTTCCTGGAGGGCACGGCCCTGCCCTCGGGGGCGCGCTTCACCACCCTGGACGTGCGCGACTCGAAGGCGGCCCGCACCGACGCGGAGAAGGCCGCGTACTACCGGGCCCTCGCCGCGCACGCGAAGGAGAAGGGCTGGCGCGCGCAGCTCTTCTTCTACGCCAAGGACGAGCCCAAGCCCGAGGACGTGGCACTCGTGCGGACCCAGGCCCTGCGGGTGCGCGCCTCCGGCAAGGACGTGCCCGTGCTCGTCACCGCGCCCCTGGACGAGTCCCTGCGGGACTCCGCGGACATCCTCGCGCCCACGCTCAACTGCTTCTTTCCCCGGCCCGGGCCCCAGACGTGCCGCAACGTCGTCCCCCTCCAGACGCTGCGCGGCAAGCTCGCCCCCCAGGTGAAGGTGTGGTGGTACCAGAGCTGCAACTCACACGGGTGCACCGGAGGCGCCGCCGAGGACGCCTCCGTGGAGAAGGCCTACTCCGGCTGGGCCTCGTACATGGTGGACCACCCCGCCCCCCTCAACCGCGCCATGGGCCCGCTGGCCTTCCTGACGGGTGTGGACGGCGAGCTCTATTTCGACACCGTCTTCGCCTACAACACGAAGGACCCCTGGACGGATCTCTTCGAGTTCGGTGGCAATGGCGACGGCACCTTCTTCTATCCTGGCACTCCCTCGCGCCCGGGCTTCACGAGTCACCAACCCGTGCTGTCGCTGCGCCTCAAGCACCTGCGCGATGGATTGGAGGATTATGAGTACCTCCGGCTGTTGGAGTCGCTCGGCGAGAAGACCTTCGCCCAGGAGGCGGTCCGTCGGCTCGTGCGCTCCGGGTACGACGTCCAACGGGATGTCCGGCAGTGGGAGCAGGTGCGCCAGGAGATGACGGCCCGTCTGCGCCAACGATGGGAAGCGGTTGAAGAAGCGAAACGTTCGGGCGTCCGGTCGAAGTGA
- a CDS encoding DUF507 family protein, producing the protein MRLYPKVIPIISREVVQRLMQDGDVEVEQMRVADAEMDLSAIMREYLANEERVNQATREALERRGYDYSKFNQVKREMADVRGFKMGDEGIEYVINQMIEFLLISRNVEEVFAADNVLRQKIHQHMKRHLDVDEEIDKEARARLRHLQEGTSAFDIEYNKTVEQIRRARGLI; encoded by the coding sequence ATGAGGCTCTATCCGAAGGTGATCCCAATCATCTCCCGGGAGGTCGTCCAGCGGCTGATGCAGGACGGAGATGTTGAAGTGGAGCAGATGCGCGTGGCCGATGCCGAGATGGATCTCTCGGCCATCATGCGCGAGTACCTGGCGAACGAGGAGCGCGTGAATCAGGCGACGCGCGAGGCCTTGGAGCGCCGAGGGTACGACTACTCCAAGTTCAACCAGGTCAAGCGTGAGATGGCCGACGTCCGCGGCTTCAAGATGGGCGACGAGGGCATCGAATACGTCATCAACCAGATGATCGAGTTCCTGCTCATCAGCCGCAACGTGGAGGAGGTCTTCGCCGCCGACAACGTGCTGCGGCAGAAGATCCACCAGCACATGAAGCGCCATCTGGACGTGGACGAGGAGATCGACAAGGAGGCGCGTGCGCGTCTGCGTCACCTCCAGGAAGGCACGAGCGCCTTCGACATCGAGTACAACAAGACGGTGGAGCAGATCCGCCGCGCTCGGGGCCTCATCTAA